From the genome of Vibrio navarrensis, one region includes:
- the glpQ gene encoding glycerophosphodiester phosphodiesterase, which produces MKLSPLYFALAALAAGSVTAKPLVIAHRGASGYLPEHTLEAKALAYAMKPDYIEQDVVMTKDDQLVVLHDHYLDRVTDVADKFPDRARADKRYYAIDFTLAEIKSLRVTEGFNIDDKGNKVAGFPNRFPMWKGDFTVPTLQEEIELIQGLNKTLGYDIGIYPEIKAPWFHRHEGKDISTAVLKVLKQYGYTNQESKVYLQCFDPIELKRINDELMPAMGMDLKLVQLLAYTDWNETMVYQGNTATPYDYDWFFKPGAMKKVATYAEGIGPWKPMLVDDKSTKDNLIVLPLMQEAKQAGLAVHPYTFRADPGRIAPYAENFAGMLDVFYNKVKVDGLFTDFPDKAVHFLSEQK; this is translated from the coding sequence ATGAAGCTCTCTCCTCTCTATTTCGCTCTCGCCGCCTTGGCGGCTGGCAGTGTGACCGCGAAACCTTTGGTGATTGCACACCGCGGCGCTTCTGGTTATTTGCCAGAGCATACGCTGGAAGCCAAAGCGTTGGCTTACGCCATGAAACCAGATTATATCGAGCAAGATGTGGTGATGACCAAAGATGATCAGTTGGTTGTGCTGCATGACCATTATCTTGATCGCGTGACGGACGTCGCGGATAAGTTCCCAGATCGTGCCCGTGCGGATAAACGCTACTACGCCATCGACTTTACTTTAGCTGAGATCAAATCGCTGCGAGTCACCGAAGGTTTCAACATCGATGACAAAGGCAATAAGGTGGCAGGATTCCCGAACCGTTTCCCAATGTGGAAAGGCGATTTCACCGTCCCCACCCTGCAAGAAGAGATTGAACTGATCCAAGGGCTTAACAAAACGTTAGGTTACGATATCGGCATCTACCCAGAGATCAAAGCACCTTGGTTCCATCGCCATGAAGGTAAAGATATCAGTACTGCAGTATTGAAAGTGTTAAAGCAATACGGCTACACCAACCAAGAGAGCAAAGTCTACCTGCAATGTTTCGACCCGATTGAGCTTAAACGCATTAATGATGAACTGATGCCAGCAATGGGAATGGATCTGAAACTGGTGCAGCTTCTTGCCTACACCGATTGGAACGAAACCATGGTGTACCAAGGTAACACTGCAACACCCTACGATTACGACTGGTTCTTTAAGCCCGGAGCAATGAAAAAAGTGGCAACCTACGCAGAAGGGATTGGCCCTTGGAAACCGATGCTCGTGGATGACAAATCAACCAAAGACAATCTGATTGTTTTACCGCTCATGCAAGAGGCTAAACAAGCTGGGCTTGCGGTTCACCCTTACACGTTCCGCGCAGACCCTGGACGTATTGCGCCATACGCAGAAAATTTTGCTGGCATGCTGGACGTTTTCTATAACAAGGTCAAAGTAGACGGTCTATTTACCGACTTCCCAGACAAAGCGGTGCACTTTTTGTCCGAGCAAAAATAA
- a CDS encoding HopJ type III effector protein: MTLNALLEKLQSAPNSVEFDHVIEVIDANYHFTPSAFRNGECENHVGQNNGSCKIFSFAQLHGLSVPQTLACFGRFYREDVLQYPDNLDHQNIRNFMRFGWKEVAFESQALSAK, from the coding sequence ATGACACTAAATGCATTGCTCGAAAAACTGCAATCAGCCCCGAATAGCGTTGAGTTTGATCACGTGATTGAGGTAATCGACGCCAACTACCACTTTACTCCAAGCGCATTTCGTAACGGTGAGTGCGAGAACCACGTTGGGCAGAATAATGGATCTTGTAAGATCTTCTCATTTGCTCAGCTACATGGTCTTAGTGTGCCACAAACCTTAGCCTGTTTTGGCCGTTTCTATCGTGAAGATGTGCTGCAGTATCCGGATAATCTCGATCATCAGAATATCCGCAACTTTATGCGTTTTGGTTGGAAGGAAGTGGCGTTTGAAAGCCAAGCATTAAGCGCAAAATAG
- a CDS encoding aromatic amino acid transport family protein, which yields MEESRETLNFSDQAQTGTWSKHDTHWVLSLFGTAVGAGILFLPINLGMGGFWPLMLMALVAFPMTFLGHRGLARFVLSSQQRNADFTDVVEEHFGSQAGRLISLLYFLSIFPILLIYGVGITNTVDSFMVNQAGMASLPRVLLSGVLVASLIAIMLGGEKLMLKAFAVMVYPLAAILAFLSFYLIPDWQLPLLTIPSGVDFMQTVWLAVPVVVFSFSHAAAISSFANVQRRHYAEHAEKKSEQILKRTSVMLIAFVLLFVFSCALALSPEQLAEAKAQNVSVLSYLANATNNPFIATFGPLVAFIAITSSFLGHFLGARESLNGLITKHARISNNGADKITIVLLFVSIWIAAVINPSILGMMETLSGPVIAMILFIMPVYAIYKIDALRQYRHKLSTWFTLLSGLLAVSALLFSMV from the coding sequence GTGGAAGAATCTCGAGAAACGTTAAATTTTAGTGATCAGGCACAAACTGGCACTTGGTCTAAACACGATACCCATTGGGTACTGAGCCTATTCGGCACCGCGGTAGGGGCGGGCATTTTGTTTCTGCCAATCAACTTAGGTATGGGCGGTTTCTGGCCACTGATGCTGATGGCACTGGTCGCATTTCCTATGACCTTTCTTGGCCACCGAGGATTAGCACGCTTTGTCCTTTCTTCTCAACAGCGCAACGCGGACTTCACCGACGTGGTGGAAGAACACTTTGGCAGCCAAGCCGGCCGTTTGATTTCACTGCTCTACTTTTTGTCTATTTTCCCTATCCTGCTCATCTATGGCGTTGGCATTACCAACACGGTCGATAGTTTTATGGTCAACCAAGCGGGCATGGCTTCATTGCCACGCGTGCTACTCTCCGGCGTATTGGTAGCGAGCTTAATCGCCATCATGCTCGGCGGAGAAAAGCTGATGCTCAAAGCCTTTGCGGTAATGGTTTATCCGCTGGCCGCCATTCTGGCATTTTTGTCTTTCTATTTGATCCCAGATTGGCAGTTGCCATTATTGACGATACCGAGTGGCGTTGATTTCATGCAAACTGTATGGCTTGCCGTACCCGTTGTAGTGTTCTCTTTTAGCCACGCTGCGGCGATTTCCAGCTTCGCTAATGTGCAGCGTCGCCATTACGCAGAGCACGCTGAGAAAAAATCTGAACAGATCCTAAAGCGCACCAGCGTGATGCTGATTGCTTTTGTACTGCTGTTTGTCTTCTCTTGTGCGCTGGCACTTTCTCCAGAACAGCTCGCCGAAGCGAAAGCGCAAAATGTCTCGGTACTTTCTTACCTAGCCAACGCCACCAACAACCCATTTATCGCCACGTTTGGCCCTCTGGTTGCCTTCATCGCCATTACGTCCTCGTTTTTGGGGCATTTCTTAGGCGCGCGGGAAAGTCTCAATGGCCTTATTACCAAACATGCGCGCATCAGTAACAACGGCGCTGACAAAATCACCATCGTGCTGCTATTTGTTTCCATTTGGATTGCGGCTGTCATCAACCCAAGTATCCTCGGCATGATGGAAACCCTATCAGGGCCAGTGATCGCCATGATCCTCTTTATCATGCCTGTGTACGCGATTTACAAAATCGACGCCCTGCGTCAATACCGCCATAAACTCAGTACTTGGTTTACTCTGCTTAGTGGCTTGCTGGCTGTATCCGCACTTTTGTTCTCGATGGTGTAA
- a CDS encoding EAL domain-containing protein produces MLSSLRSFFAKDITQNSRFLLCQILVFVAIQCSFFLSNFYVMQADRVHVLSFTAALIMAIFLKYSWRVIPGVVSGLLFYYSYFSHRAFVIALLFSTALPAIPLLFSTIYQRIIQSFDAHNFPLRLVYYILVLGLAYPIANSLLLISISDYFGAAAQFDIQFLFYSVLSGALTQLVLTPLFTLVIHYLAEGSKAPYIQLDKAMHEDSLTSYHYRLWFTICVLVCVFILFGESSLYRDTMSLLLICLVGVGIGKYGLVRPVLFATFVLLLTIEDGVSRLNQGILSERHFYGILLVLFVMTALMFMLGAHSIKNYLTTREAIVRERIDPYTGLFNLAQMREDIEQSGHVVLIFINLTPTVSKLSSLGHRGRAQLIKQLSHYLNEKTQYIKRCYLPPFSEGLVCYVPRLPYLNSELKSLIRLLEQFHFYFQDTSISLVKRTIHCTDLKYDQDLESLVSSLCEQYSDAQTDIKWLNQHTTPYSELEKLNFIQNCFKNNQFELYCQPYRNLHGRLKEEYFEVLLRLKVDGQAMMSPAEFFPLINEFGLEVELDKWVVSHTFISLSRFVDNWQSIGRCSINLTAKALSDDSLVKEVVSLAQQYGVPLDKICFEITESDALRDEAQAILAIEQLRKIGCTIALDDFGTGYASFDYLRRLPLDIIKIDGSFVQEITHSDRDKTIVQAISQVAKTMNLTTVAEFVESEQHADILCDLGIDYAQGFGIAKPLPLLSHLKRCQTGRTI; encoded by the coding sequence ATGTTGTCGTCACTGAGATCGTTTTTCGCCAAGGATATTACGCAGAACAGTCGTTTTCTGCTTTGCCAAATCTTGGTGTTTGTTGCTATTCAGTGCAGTTTCTTTTTATCCAATTTTTATGTGATGCAAGCTGATCGGGTCCATGTGCTCTCCTTCACCGCCGCCTTAATCATGGCGATTTTCCTCAAATATTCATGGCGCGTGATTCCCGGTGTGGTCTCCGGATTGCTGTTTTACTACAGCTATTTTTCTCATCGAGCGTTCGTGATTGCATTACTTTTCTCAACTGCTTTGCCTGCAATTCCGCTGCTGTTTTCCACCATTTATCAGCGAATTATCCAAAGTTTTGATGCACATAACTTTCCGTTAAGACTGGTCTATTACATTCTTGTGTTAGGGCTCGCTTACCCCATCGCCAATAGTCTGCTTTTGATCAGCATCAGTGACTATTTTGGCGCGGCAGCGCAGTTTGATATTCAGTTTCTATTTTATTCCGTGCTCAGCGGCGCATTGACACAGTTGGTATTAACGCCCTTGTTTACGCTGGTGATCCATTATCTCGCCGAGGGAAGTAAGGCGCCTTACATCCAACTCGATAAAGCGATGCATGAAGACAGCCTCACCAGCTATCACTACCGCTTGTGGTTCACCATCTGCGTTCTGGTCTGTGTCTTCATCCTGTTTGGTGAAAGCTCGCTCTATCGCGACACCATGTCGCTGCTGTTGATCTGCCTGGTGGGTGTCGGCATTGGCAAGTATGGCCTTGTTCGGCCAGTGCTGTTTGCAACTTTTGTCTTGCTACTGACGATCGAAGACGGCGTGAGTCGCCTCAATCAAGGCATCCTCTCTGAACGTCACTTCTACGGTATTTTGCTGGTTTTGTTTGTCATGACCGCATTGATGTTTATGCTTGGTGCGCACTCGATCAAAAACTACCTCACCACCCGCGAAGCGATCGTGCGCGAGCGGATAGACCCTTATACTGGGCTGTTTAATCTCGCGCAGATGCGTGAAGATATCGAACAAAGTGGCCACGTGGTGCTCATTTTTATCAATCTAACCCCGACCGTTTCCAAGCTGAGCAGTTTGGGGCATCGAGGCCGTGCGCAACTGATCAAACAACTGAGCCACTACCTCAACGAGAAAACGCAGTACATTAAACGCTGCTACCTGCCACCTTTTTCTGAAGGCTTGGTTTGCTACGTGCCACGTCTACCTTATCTCAACTCCGAGCTAAAGAGCCTGATCCGTCTGCTTGAGCAGTTCCATTTTTACTTTCAAGACACCTCGATTAGCCTAGTCAAACGGACGATTCATTGCACTGACCTAAAGTACGATCAGGATCTGGAAAGCTTGGTCTCATCACTGTGTGAACAGTACAGTGATGCGCAAACGGACATCAAATGGCTTAACCAGCACACCACACCATATTCCGAATTAGAAAAGCTCAACTTCATTCAAAATTGTTTTAAAAATAATCAGTTTGAACTTTATTGCCAACCCTATCGCAACCTACACGGACGCTTAAAAGAAGAGTACTTCGAGGTACTACTACGGCTTAAAGTTGACGGTCAGGCGATGATGTCGCCAGCGGAGTTTTTCCCGCTCATCAACGAGTTTGGTTTGGAAGTGGAACTCGACAAATGGGTTGTCAGCCACACTTTTATCAGCCTGAGTCGATTTGTCGATAACTGGCAGAGTATCGGCCGCTGCTCAATTAATCTCACCGCCAAAGCGCTCAGTGATGATAGCTTAGTCAAGGAGGTCGTTTCCTTAGCTCAGCAATACGGTGTGCCGCTGGACAAAATCTGCTTTGAGATCACCGAATCGGATGCATTACGCGATGAAGCACAAGCGATTCTTGCCATTGAGCAGTTGCGTAAAATCGGTTGCACTATTGCACTGGATGACTTTGGCACCGGTTACGCCAGCTTTGATTATTTGCGCCGTTTGCCTTTGGACATCATCAAGATTGACGGTTCGTTTGTACAAGAAATTACCCACAGTGATAGGGACAAAACCATCGTCCAAGCGATCAGTCAGGTCGCCAAAACCATGAACTTGACCACGGTCGCTGAGTTTGTCGAATCTGAGCAACACGCCGACATTTTGTGTGATTTAGGGATCGACTACGCGCAAGGTTTTGGCATTGCCAAACCGCTGCCACTGCTGAGCCATTTAAAACGTTGTCAAACAGGCAGAACCATCTAA
- a CDS encoding TldD/PmbA family protein produces the protein MLNAVTAKAVIDHALFLGADFAELFVEHHQTSSVSLTSKEVDKINSGIDFGIGIRLFFGHKVLYGYTNSTEETELKRVTSLLAAKDKREQIAHAGALNLTRYPMQHGCTMPLKRDPNLESKIAFLCQVDLAARAQSEKIVQFIGSVLQREQQVEIFNSEGLHIADTRHYVRVAGNAVAQDGSEQSTGMDGPGALAGWEYSQQLDAKALGCDIAAQALVKLNADACPSGEMPVVIGNGFGGVIFHEACGHLLETTSVAKKASVFHDKMGEMIAHPVVNAVDDGTMTNEWGSIHIDDEGMETQRTQLIKDGKLTSFMVDKMGGMKTGYARTGSGRRQNYKFAPTSRMRNTFIEAGNSSLEEMISSIEKGIYAKKMGGGSVQPGTGEFNFAVREAYLIENGKITKPLKTATLISTGPKVLKEISMVGKDMALAPGMCGSVSGSVPTTVGQPSLKVDNILVGGGN, from the coding sequence ATGCTTAACGCTGTCACCGCTAAAGCGGTCATTGATCATGCTCTGTTTCTTGGAGCCGACTTCGCTGAGCTGTTTGTAGAACATCATCAAACCAGTTCTGTTTCCCTAACGTCCAAAGAAGTGGACAAAATCAACTCTGGTATCGATTTTGGTATCGGTATCCGCCTGTTCTTTGGCCACAAAGTGCTTTACGGCTACACCAACAGCACAGAGGAAACAGAGCTAAAACGCGTAACCAGCTTGCTCGCAGCCAAAGATAAACGTGAACAAATCGCCCACGCTGGCGCACTCAACCTTACTCGCTACCCCATGCAGCACGGCTGCACTATGCCGCTCAAGCGCGATCCGAACTTAGAGTCCAAAATCGCCTTTTTGTGCCAAGTGGATCTCGCCGCTCGTGCCCAGAGCGAAAAAATCGTTCAGTTTATCGGTAGTGTGCTGCAACGGGAACAGCAGGTTGAAATCTTCAACTCTGAAGGGCTGCACATTGCCGACACTCGCCACTATGTTCGCGTAGCAGGTAATGCGGTTGCCCAAGATGGTAGTGAGCAAAGTACAGGGATGGACGGTCCCGGTGCGCTGGCAGGCTGGGAGTACAGTCAGCAGTTGGACGCCAAAGCGCTCGGTTGCGACATCGCCGCCCAAGCACTGGTAAAACTCAACGCCGATGCCTGCCCTTCCGGTGAGATGCCTGTGGTCATTGGCAACGGTTTTGGTGGCGTTATTTTCCACGAAGCGTGTGGTCACTTGCTTGAGACCACCTCAGTGGCAAAAAAAGCCTCGGTATTTCACGACAAAATGGGCGAGATGATCGCGCATCCGGTGGTGAACGCGGTGGACGATGGCACCATGACAAACGAATGGGGCTCTATTCACATCGACGACGAGGGTATGGAAACACAGCGTACTCAGCTGATCAAAGATGGCAAACTGACCAGTTTTATGGTTGATAAGATGGGCGGAATGAAAACGGGTTACGCGCGCACCGGTTCAGGACGTCGACAAAATTACAAGTTCGCACCAACCTCTCGCATGCGAAATACCTTCATTGAAGCAGGTAACAGCTCGCTCGAGGAGATGATTTCCAGCATCGAGAAAGGCATCTACGCCAAAAAAATGGGCGGAGGCTCCGTTCAGCCTGGCACGGGCGAATTTAACTTTGCCGTTCGTGAAGCCTACCTGATTGAAAACGGCAAGATCACTAAGCCACTGAAAACCGCAACGCTGATCAGCACCGGGCCAAAAGTGCTGAAAGAGATCAGCATGGTTGGCAAAGATATGGCGCTGGCACCGGGGATGTGTGGCTCTGTCAGCGGCTCTGTGCCAACGACCGTGGGGCAACCGTCATTAAAAGTAGACAATATTCTGGTTGGAGGGGGCAACTAA
- a CDS encoding TldD/PmbA family protein, whose protein sequence is MDQKQHLLTAIDHLLTQAKAKGAQADIVAQTSDNFSLKASKGQLDEYKVSTSQVIGVRVVKNDRVATSYSESLATESLDLMLNNALESAKYAKVDPKQKISVIDSQLTADYPELNQACDATVDDKIALSLRLEQGVVSRPHASSSPYNGYSDVTSQVLIANTQGSLCQQTERYHSAYAYTLFEKDGKQSMAGAMSLGRRYIDLDPEYCIDAGYEQARDLLDGAPVKTGNYSVLFTIDTLSELFGAFSACFSASSAMKGFNPLRDKIGAAIASPLLTVSSQAYVEGGFRIHRFDSEGTAAQDLVIVGAGELHSLLHNSYTAAYFGVANTGHASRGPKDSLDVSAHHTVIGSGNSSFAEVTAGEYLELVDLQGAHSGADFISGDFSFGASGFLCRDGKRVQPVRGITVAGNFYQMLKEIEAVGSLVEANDSYSFYSPKIRFARLSIGGK, encoded by the coding sequence ATGGACCAAAAACAACACCTGCTCACGGCGATTGATCATCTGCTCACTCAAGCCAAAGCAAAGGGTGCGCAAGCCGACATCGTAGCGCAAACCAGTGATAACTTCTCGCTCAAAGCCAGTAAAGGCCAGCTGGATGAGTACAAAGTCAGCACTTCTCAAGTGATTGGTGTTCGCGTTGTGAAAAACGATCGCGTCGCCACCAGCTACTCTGAATCGCTGGCCACAGAGAGCTTAGATCTCATGCTTAATAACGCGTTAGAAAGCGCCAAGTACGCGAAAGTTGACCCTAAGCAAAAGATCAGTGTCATCGATAGCCAACTGACTGCCGACTACCCAGAACTCAATCAAGCTTGTGATGCCACTGTCGATGACAAAATTGCCCTAAGTCTGAGATTGGAACAAGGCGTGGTCAGCCGCCCGCATGCCAGCAGCTCACCCTACAACGGCTACAGTGATGTAACCAGCCAAGTACTGATTGCCAATACTCAAGGCAGTTTATGTCAGCAAACGGAACGTTACCATTCCGCTTACGCCTATACCCTGTTTGAAAAAGACGGTAAACAGTCGATGGCTGGCGCTATGAGTTTGGGTCGACGTTACATCGATCTCGATCCTGAGTATTGCATTGATGCAGGCTATGAGCAGGCGCGTGATCTGCTCGATGGTGCGCCAGTCAAAACGGGCAACTACTCCGTACTGTTCACCATTGACACCTTAAGTGAGCTGTTTGGTGCCTTTTCTGCCTGTTTCTCAGCGTCCAGTGCGATGAAAGGATTCAATCCACTGCGCGATAAAATCGGCGCGGCCATTGCCAGCCCTCTGCTAACGGTTTCCAGCCAGGCTTACGTTGAAGGGGGTTTTCGTATCCACCGTTTTGATAGCGAAGGCACTGCGGCGCAAGATCTGGTCATTGTTGGCGCAGGCGAACTCCATTCTTTGCTGCACAACAGTTACACCGCCGCCTACTTTGGCGTCGCTAATACAGGCCATGCCTCTCGTGGACCGAAAGACAGCTTAGACGTTTCGGCTCATCACACGGTGATTGGCTCGGGCAACAGCAGCTTTGCAGAAGTGACTGCGGGCGAATACTTAGAACTGGTCGACTTACAAGGCGCTCATTCTGGCGCAGATTTTATCAGTGGCGACTTTTCCTTTGGCGCGAGCGGATTTCTGTGTCGCGATGGCAAACGAGTCCAACCAGTGCGCGGCATTACTGTGGCGGGGAATTTCTATCAAATGCTGAAAGAGATCGAGGCCGTTGGTTCCTTGGTCGAAGCCAACGATTCATACAGCTTCTACTCGCCAAAGATTCGCTTTGCTCGTTTAAGCATTGGTGGGAAATAA